The genomic window aTCTACCTCATGAAAAAACACTTCATTTAATCATATTTTCTCCAGATGGAGTAAACTTTCTATCTCATTCAACTTCCCATGCCACTAGGTTACTTAGTTCTTACACATAATTATCAGCAAAAAAAAGTAATTTACAAAACTGTGACAATAAAGGTTTTAGTAAAGTCCAATTTTTTCAGTAATAATCTAATATTAAAGCTAGATTCACATTGCTTCTGCTCTTCTTTTGTAGGTTAGCAAAAAAGAAATTCACTTTATTTACATCTTGTTTCTATTCTTTTGTCAAACTTCAAGGTACAGTTCTGATTTGTGAACTGCAAATTAACAGATTGCGGAAGAGCAATATGCACAGAGAAAATTCAATGGCTTAATCAAGACGTGGCGCTTACTTGAACATATTCGCGTGTTCACTAACAGTACCGCCAGAAAGCTTTTGAATTATCTGCCATAACCGCTTGCTTCTTACGGTTCTTAGAGGACCCGAATATGAATGTCTTCTAAATGATCCAGATACTTGCCTTCCAAATCTTGCTGACGAGCTGAATATCTCTGATGCTGACAATCCGTTTTCGATATCAACTCCGAAGTCATAGTTACCCGCTGCGAAATGGCTTTGGAAATTATTGGATTGTTGTTCAGAAGCAGCATTGAAATCTGAAGATAAATCGTCTTTGCTAGAACTTGTTGAACCTGTCTCTTTTGCTTCATCACATTCATTACACACGAGTTTTAAAGCCTGAACAACCTCGCCCATGAAAGGACGATCTGAAACCTCTGGTTGTACACACATTGAAGCGATGGCCGCAACTTTAGCCACACTATCAAAAGGAACATTGGTTCCTAGAGATGGATCGATTATTGCTTCAAGTCCTTCTCTACTTGTTAGAAGGGGACGGGCCCATGCAACGAGATTCTCTTGACCAGGCGGTTGTGAAAAGTCCACTGGTTTTCTTCCTGTCAAAAGCTCAAGAAGAACAACACCATAGCTGTATACGTCACTCTTCACGAGAAGATGCCCGGTCATTGCGTACTCGGGAGCCACATATCTGAATACAATTTTTTTACAAAAGTGAACAAAGGGAGCATTACAACCGTAAGAATAAAAAAGGAATTAAGATAACTTCCCAATGACTACAGGCACAAAGATTGTGTAAGAAAACTGTACCCGAAAGTTCCCATGACACGTGTAGATATGTGCCTGTTATCCTCATCAGCTGCCGTTCGAGCCAATCCAAAATCAGATACTTTTGGTGTAAAATCATTTTCCAGCAATATATTGCTAGATTTGAAATCCCTATGTATGACATGTGGACTTGAATCTTCATGCAAATAAGCAAGACCACGAGCAGCACCAAGTGCTATCTTTATCCGAGTACTCCAATCAAGCGGGCTTTTTTCCCTGTCAACTCCTGCCAGTAAACCAAATATAAGAAAAGAGTTTAATATTGATACATTCGTCAGTGTAAAAAATTGTACACTCTCAATAAACCACGACGATTACTCATACACGTGGGACTCTGACTTTAGTAATAATGAATAAAGTTAAACGTATGctgattgatagtgtaaaaaatcTTTACACCGATAGTGTATATGAATTAAACCCATAAGAAAATCTTTATATTGAAGAAATAAACAATTGACATGGCACATGAGGCTGAAGCAAGTAAGCAAATTTAAGTACCATGTAAATGGGATTCCACACTGCCATTTGGAATGAGTTCGTAAACCAGACAGCGGGAGGTGAGTTCTGTACATATACCAATCAGCTTTACCAAATTTCTATGGTGAAGGCGGCTAAGCATCTCAACTTCTGATAAGAATTCACGATCTCCATGATGATCCTCCCTCTTTAGAACTTTGACTGCTACTTTTGAACCATCTTCAAGGTCACATCTATAAACAAGACCAAAACCTCCTTCTCCAAGTATTCTAGAAGGGTGAAAATTATCAGTTGCTTTCTCTATTTCGTTCATACTGAAAGTCTTAGCAGACCCTGCATAAGCAGCAATGCTAGACCGAAATGAAGTTGAAGCGGAAGTAACTGCACCTCCAACTGATGGCCCAGCAGCACCTGTGAACCACATGTTTGTTTCTTCATAAAAAAAAGGATGATAAATGATAAACCAATCAAATCCACACTATAATGTTCATTTTATGATTTACCATGACAAGATTCACTAATAGGGTAAGGAAGGTCTGAAATAGTCTTATTTTTAATATAGTATTATTCTAACAACGTAAAATGCACTAAATTACCATATTATACTAGCTCTGTCCCTTTTTATAAACACTTCACAATTTTCACAAATACAGAGAATAATATGAAGTATATTAAAGTGtcaattttgtttataaattttTCTAAAATACCCTTTAGTATAACAATATGTTTAACTTTGACTTTGACTTTTCATCTTACAAGACACTTAGTAAACTAATTTTGagtatatttgaaaataaatagaTAAGTGTGTCTAGTAATTTGAAATGAGACTTGTATTGAAAACAAATTTTATTCCCAGATGCGGTAGTAATACATTACCCCTTGAGTTACCTGATGCTTTGGCAAGAGTCGGCGGAAAACCCCGTGGGGTTGATGTTGGTTGAGATTCAGGCACATGATCTCGGAATTTGAATAAGGCGAAAACAGCAGCAGAGCATAAAACAATTGCTAGAAAAGCTGAAAGGGCAATAATAGCTATAATGCCCTTGCTAAGTCCACTGTTATGCTGCTTCTTTTGTATGTCAACCCCAAGAGGCTTTATTGTCCTGCCATTATTGCCATTATTTGAATATGGACCACCATCTATCATGTTAACGCTTGAAGGTGGTAATGGAGGAGATGGAGGTAAACCTACATATTTAGAGGACCCGGTGAATTTTTATCCAAAAAAGTTATGAAGAAAGCACAAAGAAAAATGAGAATTTACATAGACATACCTGGATAGCTTATATATAACACTTCATAATCTCCAAAGTAAGAAGCTTTTATAACAACTTGTTTATGCCAAAACCTCTCAGCAGTTATAAAGGCCGTAGTGTTGTCAAATTGTTCCCCAAGTGGTACAAAATCGATGAGAGCATCGGTTTTATCTGGCTGCTCAGTTGCTGCGTTGGCCCCCATAATTCGAACTTGACTTTGTTTCATGAAAACCCCGCTGGCTAGTTCAGAAGCAAGCTCCGAAACCAAAGGGAAGAAGGTATACAGAGGAACACTGAGGCGAAGGCCAACTCTCATTGGCCAGACACACATGCAGGGCACCCCGGGTGGAGAATTCGCATAAGGCTCCGAGCAAATATATGATATACAATCTAATGAATGAAAGTATAAACTTCAGTATGATGAATCATACAATCATAAAATACATCTTTATATATTCAATGTGTTTGATCTCGAATGTGAGAACTTCTTGGTCTACACTCTTTCTCTTATATATATTGTACTGTTATgtaaaaaaattgtatcaactaatttctcaaaaaaaaaaaaagaaatattcaaGCGTGCTAACCTTCATTGGGAGGTGGGGGTGGTAATGCTTGAACCCGAGGCAATACTGGCTTCTTAGGGCTCTTCGAAAAAGGCCGTGAAGGAGATACTGCAGGAGGATGAAATGGAACTTGCAACAAACACAATGCATAGATGAAAACAAATAAGTAGATGAAACCTGGCTCACTGGTGATTGAATAAAAAGAAAAGTTTAAATTAAAGTATTTGTAGTAGGTATGGAATTGCAACTTTTCTTACTTTTGGTTGAATGAGGGGAAATCTTGAATGATGGAGAAGGAGCAGGTGAAACCTGGCTCACTGGTGATTGAATAGGAAAGGTAAATGGAGAATCTGCAAAACCTATAACAAAGAAAATCTTCAGTTATCAAACACTTTACTTATCAATTTCATAGAAGAAACATCTTCAAAGTTCACAATGCACCTGTGTTCATTGGTGGTGGAGCATAATGTCTCCGTCTACTTGTTGGAAGAAATGAGGGAGGAATTGGTTGATCTATATAAAATAATCaaacaataaataatatatattccaTTCCAGTGAAAAAAAAGAAGCTTAAATTGTAACATGATTCAATGAATTAGCTAAGAACCAAACCTTGGTGTTTTGAAGTGGGAGAAGAAACAAAATATGATGATGCAGGAGCTGGACTGGTTATCGTGTTCCGTGTAGGCTGATGCTTATAAACTGCGGTAGAAGGTGAAGGTGCAGGAGAATGATCTTCTTTATTGAAAGGAGATTTAGGAGGTGAAATCAGTGGCTCAGGAGCATGATGTGATGGCCTTGCTTTATGTTCAGGAGCTACAgatgaaaataaaactaaataaattaacTGCATGAATAAGTGTAGATATAGATTACATTAGTATGTTTTTTTTGCGATAGTATTAATATTTACATTTCTTATTGACAGGGCTTTTCATCAGATAAAACTTAGGGTTTTGGATGGTCAAGTATTgaacatgataaaaaataatggttGTGCATATGATCATTTTAAAATGTAAACCCTGAATTTCCAACAGATTTCAAGCCTGATGTCAATTTTCGTAAATTATCTTCATAATCATTGGGTATTAAATTAAAACCATCATGATTAATTTTATGCTGTTTTTATGTCATATCATAGCTCTGGCTTGCAGTTGTTTGACAAAATGCATAACTGAAAAGGGAAAGGATTGAGTTAGTAATTGATTTGTGCATTTTGAATCAATGTTTcttaaaaattatgtttttgttGCTTAATGTTATTAGATTTTGTATTTGAGCATTTTGTAAGAGTGATACAATGGTTAAACATATGAAAATTGATGTACTTGGGCATCTTGGTTTAAAATTTTTCCTTCATGGCTAGAGTACTCTCCGACTATTGGTGTTGCTTTTAGTTTGCTTTAAAAGAACAAAGGGCAGCACTCTAATTCTGGGCgcatctttttatttatttttatttttatatattttgtttttatttgtgtTGATGTTATTTTGAATCTTTGATAAAATTATATACAATCgtaatataatattttagttaGTGCTTGCCGCACCCCTAACATTTTGAGTAAGCTTCGCCACTTCTTATGGAGGATGAGTTCATGAGTTCAATCTAGCCATCTCCTTTAATCTTGTGTAAAAGATATAAAACCATATTGGTCCTCATCCTAGTTAAGGATATGCCTCTCATGTAAAGTAGTTTAATGTTACCATATGTACCTTGAACAGGGGAATGAGCTGAAGTTGGTGGAGACTTCGGTGTTTTATACAAAGGCGCAGAAACAGGTTCTCCACCGTTTTTGAAGTTTCTGGAAGGTGTTAATGAGGGAGAGATGACAGGTGCTGCATAGTGCATACATAATTAGGATTTTAAGGAATGATTGTGCAATTGTATTAATAACTAACAAGAAATTATATCGATCGGATGCAAATTTTGAACACTCTAAAATGGTAAGATACAAATCCTTTCACAAAATTTGCACCTGGTAGTTCAGATGGAGATGCTGCAGGTATGACATGGTGGACCAATGGTGGATCTACTGGAAATGTACTTGTTGGTGATGTAGCTACTGCTGCAAGGGTACAATAAAGAGATAACAATGAGACAAATACgcataaaaaatatgataaaattaaaatcaGATATTATATCCTTCTCCCTTCTTTCATAAAATAAAGTAATAAGGTTAACCAGGTGAAGTAGCAACTTTAAAACCATAAAGCTGGATTTTAGAGATGAGTTGAGAAGACTATGCAACATACGTGGCATTATTGGCTCTGGTGTATGAATGTGTCCCTTATGTACAGTTCTATTATGAATATTAGGTGGAAAACTTCCATGAGTTGGTTGGCTGACTGGTGAACTTTTTGGAAAACTTGTAGGCGGTTCTGCAACCGGGGCTGttcaaaatgacataaaaagCCTGTTTAGGGTCAATATCAATGGCATATTAAAAACTAATGAGGGAAAAAAGTTACAACCATCAATTAGGATTACCCTGTGAAACTGGCTCCAATGTGTGACTGATACTGGAGTTTCTTTTATGGACAGTTGGAGGCAAGCTTCCAGGTTCAGTTGGTTGATTCACTGGCGAATATTTCGGTAAATTGAATACAGGAGCTGTGTCTAAATTGCattaaaaaagaattttttttgtcaATATCAAATGGATGTTGGAGAAGAAAAAAGGAAATTTCAGAAGACAACATTTTAACTTTTATCACATGCCTGGTGAAATTGTTTCTCGAGGGTGACCTTTATTTGTAGGTGTACCCTCTCTGTGAGAATTAGGAGGAAAACTTCCATTAGCAGTTGAAGGGCTTAGTGGTGAAGTTTTGGGCACATCGGTAGAAGGTGTTGCAACTGGGGCTGCTCCAACATTTCAATAGAAGAGCATATTTTTGAGTCAATAACAAATGGAAGGTGGAGATGATGAAATACAAAACAACTCTGAAAGAATTTTAATTCAGTAAACAGTCACTTTAACCTTTAAAGTGTAAGACGCTGTTACTATAGTCCCTAAATGTGTTGAAATAGCAAAATCATCCCTAAGGTTGTCTTTTGGTAGCAACTATATGAGTCAAAGTGACTAATAGAAGATACATCTGAGGACTAACCTAAATAACGAAAGACACTCAAGAACCAAACTGACTAGCCAAAGACGCATTTGTGTATGTTGTTGTAATTTGGACATGTTCAGAGATTAATGCAACAGCGCCTCACACATTTATGGACCAAAATGACTCTTCACTCCATTATAATTACATGACAAAATTTTAATCACACACCTTGTGAAACTGGCTCTAGGTTGTGACTCTTACTTTCATTCCTCCTATCAACCGTAGGAGGAAAACTTCCATGCACAATTGGTTGGCTGATAGGTGAAGTAACAGGCAAATTTCCAGAAGGTGTTGCAGAAGGAGCTGTTCAAGTAGCAATAGAAGAGCAGGTCTTGGTCAATATCAGTATGAAGGTTCCCCgaataaaacaaaattttcaGTCATGTACCTGGAGCAATTGGTGTGGATACAGGAGGCCTGACAATAGGTGCTTTCACTCGAGGTGAAATTGGTTGCATCAATGGTGGCAAATTCCTTTCAACAGTTGATGGTGCAGGAACAGCCTTATATGCTGGCGATAACGATTTGATGTTTGGACTAGGACTAGGCGATATGGATGATTCAATTCCTTTAATCTTCGGAGAAGTTGGAGCTGATGTATTAGGTGGTAACGCAACTGGAGGTTGCAAGAAAGAACCTGGATGATGAAAACCCAAATTTTGTCAGATGATCCGGGCCTAACAGATGTTCAGATAAAAGAAACATTTGAGGACCAAATTAACTATCAAAAAAGAATGAGTGTTTTTGTAATTTTGATACATTTAGTAACTATTGTGACATCGTCTTACACATTTAAGAACCAAAATGTATCTTTACTCATTTTAATCACATACCTGGTGAAACTGGCTCTAAATTGTGACTCTTGCTTTCATTTCTCTTATCAATCTTAGGAGGCAAGCTTCCATGTTCAATTGGTTGACTGATAGGTGAAGTTTTTGGCAAAATTTCAGGAGGTATTGCAACAAGAGCTGTTCAAGAAGCAACAGAAGAGAAGAATCTTGCTCAGTATCAGTATGAAGGTTCCTCTTCCTCCAAAAAAACAAACTTTTACAGTCATGTACCTGGAGCAATTGGTGTAGATATAGGAGGACTAACAGTAGGTGCTTTCCGTTGAGGTGGAATTGGCTGTATGGATGGTGGAAAATTCCTTTCAGCAGTTGATGGTGCTGGAACAACCTTATATTGTGGAGATAAAGATTTGGTGCTTGGACTAGGACTAGGTGACATGGATGATTCAATTCCTTTAATCTTCTGAGGAGTTGGCGCTAATATAGACGGTGGTAATGCAACTGGAGGTTGTACAAAAGACCCTGGATGACGAAAAAGCCAAAACCCGATTTTTTTGTCAGAATGATCCAGTTGTAAATGacatatattttgaaattattgtAGTCGCCCAATGATGAGGCCCATTCGGTATAGAGTAGTCTATTTAATTTTAAGCATATTAGCATCTACGATACTCGACTTACAATTTGATATaatatattcagaaaattatttCTCAATTCTACAGATCCCAGTGTGGCCTAATGGACTAAGAGTTAAATTACCATTTGAGGGTAAAAGACTCGGTGCTTCACTAGGGGAAAGATCCACATGTAATGTTGCTGGAGACGGCGATATAACAGACCCTGGAAGAAAGAACAAAAGTGAATAATCAAAGTTCAAAAGCTAACAATTCAATTTCCATTCCTATTTCTAAAACATTTTCTGTTTTCATTTTCTAAACTTTGTATTCTAAAATTTCTGAAAATGCTAgatctgttttcaaaaactgctACGGGAGAAGTATTGGATCTGCATTCTCTTATGTTTATTAATGGAAGCGAAGATCGAAACACCAACATGGGAATTAAACAGGCTCTTAGATTTTGACTAGATGTACCATGTGGATCAAAAGGGCTTGATGCATTGCTTTGCCATGACTGTCCATTATGGATAGGACCAGGTGCTTCTCCATTATGATGAACAGAAGGAAGAAATGCTGGAGATGGGGATATAACAGACCCttaaagaagaaaaggaaaagttACTCAAAAATTTATATCAacaagatcaaaatcatcaaatcaaaTAGCTAACACGGGATCATATCAGCAATTTCTTCAACAAAACTGAACAATATTATTGAACATTGGTGTATTGTAGTGCATTTAGATAgtttaatttgaaataaaaagaaaGGATCTATGTTGTCCAACTGaaaggaaaattttgaaaaaatataggtTTACTAAGGATCAATTTCCACACATAGCATAGGATGATTCTTCATACCAAACAATAATAATTCAATTTCAAACTAAGCAATGAGCCAATGATGTTTAGGATCTTTTGggtatttgtattattattataacaataacaacaattaaaaacatcaaTTTGTTCTAGCCTCAGCATAAAACCTGTATCATACTCTTAAACAAACTGTAACAAAATAAATTTCAACATAAATTTCTGAAGATTCAGTACCTACCTTCAGATCCTTGCATAACACAAAGCTTCACCAGAAACAGAATCAATGGAAAAACCACACCCATCTTGAAATTAATCTCAAAAGAATAACTAAGTAATAATAAATAGGTGAATAAATAAACTACAGATTTGAAAGTAGTTGATAGATAACTTGAAACAAGAACAAGCAGAGATTAAGTTGAGCAGTTTCCAGTTATAGTGACATCAAAAGCATGTGAAAGAAGGTTGTGGAAATTGCCTGAAAAGTGTTTGATGAAATG from Vicia villosa cultivar HV-30 ecotype Madison, WI unplaced genomic scaffold, Vvil1.0 ctg.000291F_1_1, whole genome shotgun sequence includes these protein-coding regions:
- the LOC131626489 gene encoding receptor-like serine/threonine-protein kinase ALE2 isoform X4; protein product: MGVVFPLILFLVKLCVMQGSEGSVISPSPAFLPSVHHNGEAPGPIHNGQSWQSNASSPFDPHGSVISPSPATLHVDLSPSEAPSLLPSNGSFVQPPVALPPSILAPTPQKIKGIESSMSPSPSPSTKSLSPQYKVVPAPSTAERNFPPSIQPIPPQRKAPTVSPPISTPIAPALVAIPPEILPKTSPISQPIEHGSLPPKIDKRNESKSHNLEPVSPGSFLQPPVALPPNTSAPTSPKIKGIESSISPSPSPNIKSLSPAYKAVPAPSTVERNLPPLMQPISPRVKAPIVRPPVSTPIAPAPSATPSGNLPVTSPISQPIVHGSFPPTVDRRNESKSHNLEPVSQAPVATPSTDVPKTSPLSPSTANGSFPPNSHREGTPTNKGHPRETISPDTAPVFNLPKYSPVNQPTEPGSLPPTVHKRNSSISHTLEPVSQAPVAEPPTSFPKSSPVSQPTHGSFPPNIHNRTVHKGHIHTPEPIMPPVATSPTSTFPVDPPLVHHVIPAASPSELPAPVISPSLTPSRNFKNGGEPVSAPLYKTPKSPPTSAHSPVQAPEHKARPSHHAPEPLISPPKSPFNKEDHSPAPSPSTAVYKHQPTRNTITSPAPASSYFVSSPTSKHQDQPIPPSFLPTSRRRHYAPPPMNTGFADSPFTFPIQSPVSQVSPAPSPSFKISPHSTKISPSRPFSKSPKKPVLPRVQALPPPPPNEDCISYICSEPYANSPPGVPCMCVWPMRVGLRLSVPLYTFFPLVSELASELASGVFMKQSQVRIMGANAATEQPDKTDALIDFVPLGEQFDNTTAFITAERFWHKQVVIKASYFGDYEVLYISYPGLPPSPPLPPSSVNMIDGGPYSNNGNNGRTIKPLGVDIQKKQHNSGLSKGIIAIIALSAFLAIVLCSAAVFALFKFRDHVPESQPTSTPRGFPPTLAKASGAAGPSVGGAVTSASTSFRSSIAAYAGSAKTFSMNEIEKATDNFHPSRILGEGGFGLVYRCDLEDGSKVAVKVLKREDHHGDREFLSEVEMLSRLHHRNLVKLIGICTELTSRCLVYELIPNGSVESHLHGVDREKSPLDWSTRIKIALGAARGLAYLHEDSSPHVIHRDFKSSNILLENDFTPKVSDFGLARTAADEDNRHISTRVMGTFGYVAPEYAMTGHLLVKSDVYSYGVVLLELLTGRKPVDFSQPPGQENLVAWARPLLTSREGLEAIIDPSLGTNVPFDSVAKVAAIASMCVQPEVSDRPFMGEVVQALKLVCNECDEAKETGSTSSSKDDLSSDFNAASEQQSNNFQSHFAAGNYDFGVDIENGLSASEIFSSSARFGRQVSGSFRRHSYSGPLRTVRSKRLWQIIQKLSGGTVSEHANMFK
- the LOC131626489 gene encoding receptor-like serine/threonine-protein kinase ALE2 isoform X3, translating into MGVVFPLILFLVKLCVMQGSEGSVISPSPAFLPSVHHNGEAPGPIHNGQSWQSNASSPFDPHGSVISPSPATLHVDLSPSEAPSLLPSNGSFVQPPVALPPSILAPTPQKIKGIESSMSPSPSPSTKSLSPQYKVVPAPSTAERNFPPSIQPIPPQRKAPTVSPPISTPIAPALVAIPPEILPKTSPISQPIEHGSLPPKIDKRNESKSHNLEPVSPGSFLQPPVALPPNTSAPTSPKIKGIESSISPSPSPNIKSLSPAYKAVPAPSTVERNLPPLMQPISPRVKAPIVRPPVSTPIAPAPSATPSGNLPVTSPISQPIVHGSFPPTVDRRNESKSHNLEPVSQAPVATPSTDVPKTSPLSPSTANGSFPPNSHREGTPTNKGHPRETISPAPVFNLPKYSPVNQPTEPGSLPPTVHKRNSSISHTLEPVSQAPVAEPPTSFPKSSPVSQPTHGSFPPNIHNRTVHKGHIHTPEPIMPPVATSPTSTFPVDPPLVHHVIPAASPSELPAPVISPSLTPSRNFKNGGEPVSAPLYKTPKSPPTSAHSPVQAPEHKARPSHHAPEPLISPPKSPFNKEDHSPAPSPSTAVYKHQPTRNTITSPAPASSYFVSSPTSKHQDQPIPPSFLPTSRRRHYAPPPMNTGFADSPFTFPIQSPVSQVSPAPSPSFKISPHSTKIPFHPPAVSPSRPFSKSPKKPVLPRVQALPPPPPNEDCISYICSEPYANSPPGVPCMCVWPMRVGLRLSVPLYTFFPLVSELASELASGVFMKQSQVRIMGANAATEQPDKTDALIDFVPLGEQFDNTTAFITAERFWHKQVVIKASYFGDYEVLYISYPGLPPSPPLPPSSVNMIDGGPYSNNGNNGRTIKPLGVDIQKKQHNSGLSKGIIAIIALSAFLAIVLCSAAVFALFKFRDHVPESQPTSTPRGFPPTLAKASGAAGPSVGGAVTSASTSFRSSIAAYAGSAKTFSMNEIEKATDNFHPSRILGEGGFGLVYRCDLEDGSKVAVKVLKREDHHGDREFLSEVEMLSRLHHRNLVKLIGICTELTSRCLVYELIPNGSVESHLHGVDREKSPLDWSTRIKIALGAARGLAYLHEDSSPHVIHRDFKSSNILLENDFTPKVSDFGLARTAADEDNRHISTRVMGTFGYVAPEYAMTGHLLVKSDVYSYGVVLLELLTGRKPVDFSQPPGQENLVAWARPLLTSREGLEAIIDPSLGTNVPFDSVAKVAAIASMCVQPEVSDRPFMGEVVQALKLVCNECDEAKETGSTSSSKDDLSSDFNAASEQQSNNFQSHFAAGNYDFGVDIENGLSASEIFSSSARFGRQVSGSFRRHSYSGPLRTVRSKRLWQIIQKLSGGTVSEHANMFK
- the LOC131626489 gene encoding receptor-like serine/threonine-protein kinase ALE2 isoform X2, whose protein sequence is MGVVFPLILFLVKLCVMQGSEGSVISPSPAFLPSVHHNGEAPGPIHNGQSWQSNASSPFDPHGSVISPSPATLHVDLSPSEAPSLLPSNGSFVQPPVALPPSILAPTPQKIKGIESSMSPSPSPSTKSLSPQYKVVPAPSTAERNFPPSIQPIPPQRKAPTVSPPISTPIAPALVAIPPEILPKTSPISQPIEHGSLPPKIDKRNESKSHNLEPVSPGSFLQPPVALPPNTSAPTSPKIKGIESSISPSPSPNIKSLSPAYKAVPAPSTVERNLPPLMQPISPRVKAPIVRPPVSTPIAPAPSATPSGNLPVTSPISQPIVHGSFPPTVDRRNESKSHNLEPVSQAPVATPSTDVPKTSPLSPSTANGSFPPNSHREGTPTNKGHPRETISPDTAPVFNLPKYSPVNQPTEPGSLPPTVHKRNSSISHTLEPVSQAPVAEPPTSFPKSSPVSQPTHGSFPPNIHNRTVHKGHIHTPEPIMPLATSPTSTFPVDPPLVHHVIPAASPSELPAPVISPSLTPSRNFKNGGEPVSAPLYKTPKSPPTSAHSPVQAPEHKARPSHHAPEPLISPPKSPFNKEDHSPAPSPSTAVYKHQPTRNTITSPAPASSYFVSSPTSKHQDQPIPPSFLPTSRRRHYAPPPMNTGFADSPFTFPIQSPVSQVSPAPSPSFKISPHSTKIPFHPPAVSPSRPFSKSPKKPVLPRVQALPPPPPNEDCISYICSEPYANSPPGVPCMCVWPMRVGLRLSVPLYTFFPLVSELASELASGVFMKQSQVRIMGANAATEQPDKTDALIDFVPLGEQFDNTTAFITAERFWHKQVVIKASYFGDYEVLYISYPGLPPSPPLPPSSVNMIDGGPYSNNGNNGRTIKPLGVDIQKKQHNSGLSKGIIAIIALSAFLAIVLCSAAVFALFKFRDHVPESQPTSTPRGFPPTLAKASGAAGPSVGGAVTSASTSFRSSIAAYAGSAKTFSMNEIEKATDNFHPSRILGEGGFGLVYRCDLEDGSKVAVKVLKREDHHGDREFLSEVEMLSRLHHRNLVKLIGICTELTSRCLVYELIPNGSVESHLHGVDREKSPLDWSTRIKIALGAARGLAYLHEDSSPHVIHRDFKSSNILLENDFTPKVSDFGLARTAADEDNRHISTRVMGTFGYVAPEYAMTGHLLVKSDVYSYGVVLLELLTGRKPVDFSQPPGQENLVAWARPLLTSREGLEAIIDPSLGTNVPFDSVAKVAAIASMCVQPEVSDRPFMGEVVQALKLVCNECDEAKETGSTSSSKDDLSSDFNAASEQQSNNFQSHFAAGNYDFGVDIENGLSASEIFSSSARFGRQVSGSFRRHSYSGPLRTVRSKRLWQIIQKLSGGTVSEHANMFK
- the LOC131626489 gene encoding receptor-like serine/threonine-protein kinase ALE2 isoform X5 — translated: MGVVFPLILFLVKLCVMQGSEGSVISPSPAFLPSVHHNGEAPGPIHNGQSWQSNASSPFDPHGSVISPSPATLHVDLSPSEAPSLLPSNGSFVQPPVALPPSILAPTPQKIKGIESSMSPSPSPSTKSLSPQYKVVPAPSTAERNFPPSIQPIPPQRKAPTVSPPISTPIAPALVAIPPEILPKTSPISQPIEHGSLPPKIDKRNESKSHNLEPVSPGSFLQPPVALPPNTSAPTSPKIKGIESSISPSPSPNIKSLSPAYKAVPAPSTVERNLPPLMQPISPRVKAPIVRPPVSTPIAPAPSATPSGNLPVTSPISQPIVHGSFPPTVDRRNESKSHNLEPVSQAVATSPTSTFPVDPPLVHHVIPAASPSELPAPVISPSLTPSRNFKNGGEPVSAPLYKTPKSPPTSAHSPVQAPEHKARPSHHAPEPLISPPKSPFNKEDHSPAPSPSTAVYKHQPTRNTITSPAPASSYFVSSPTSKHQDQPIPPSFLPTSRRRHYAPPPMNTGFADSPFTFPIQSPVSQVSPAPSPSFKISPHSTKIPFHPPAVSPSRPFSKSPKKPVLPRVQALPPPPPNEDCISYICSEPYANSPPGVPCMCVWPMRVGLRLSVPLYTFFPLVSELASELASGVFMKQSQVRIMGANAATEQPDKTDALIDFVPLGEQFDNTTAFITAERFWHKQVVIKASYFGDYEVLYISYPGLPPSPPLPPSSVNMIDGGPYSNNGNNGRTIKPLGVDIQKKQHNSGLSKGIIAIIALSAFLAIVLCSAAVFALFKFRDHVPESQPTSTPRGFPPTLAKASGAAGPSVGGAVTSASTSFRSSIAAYAGSAKTFSMNEIEKATDNFHPSRILGEGGFGLVYRCDLEDGSKVAVKVLKREDHHGDREFLSEVEMLSRLHHRNLVKLIGICTELTSRCLVYELIPNGSVESHLHGVDREKSPLDWSTRIKIALGAARGLAYLHEDSSPHVIHRDFKSSNILLENDFTPKVSDFGLARTAADEDNRHISTRVMGTFGYVAPEYAMTGHLLVKSDVYSYGVVLLELLTGRKPVDFSQPPGQENLVAWARPLLTSREGLEAIIDPSLGTNVPFDSVAKVAAIASMCVQPEVSDRPFMGEVVQALKLVCNECDEAKETGSTSSSKDDLSSDFNAASEQQSNNFQSHFAAGNYDFGVDIENGLSASEIFSSSARFGRQVSGSFRRHSYSGPLRTVRSKRLWQIIQKLSGGTVSEHANMFK